The DNA window CGGTAAACGACTCGTCGAACATCCCCGAGCAACGCTCACGCTCGTCGGCTGTAATGCCGATATCGATAACGAAAAGGACAACCTTCCACTCTCGCGAGCGCGCGCCGAGGCGGTCAAGAATTATCTGAATGCCGTCTGGTCGATCGCACCGTCACGCATCACCACAACAGCCCGCGATCTGCCGGAACGACCGTCATCTGGGAAGAGCATCGAAGGCCGGGAAGAAAATCGGCGAGTAGAGATATACTCCGACGATCCGGAGATCACGGATGTCTTCACGGCCATTGATACAACACTCTTGCCGACGCCGCCGGTCATCCGCTTGCGGACGATGTATCAGTCTGCATCGCCACTACAATCATGGTCGCTCACCGTTCGCCAGAAGAACACGGTATTGAAGCGATATGCCAACGGTGGTGCGCCGCCGCGGAACATCGATTGGGATCTGCAAGACGACGAACGCAGCATCCCGCGTATGAATGCGCCGCTCGATCTGGAACTCATGGTAAAGACGACAGCCGGCGATGTAGCCAGATCGTTGGCGACAGTACCTGCGCTGACACACACGCTCAAACAGAAAGCGCTTACGCGCGCGCTCGATACGATGATCGATCGGTATAACCTCGTACTGTTTGATTACGGGAAGGCTGAATTGACGCCTGAACATCAACGCATTCTTGCATCGCTCAAATCACGATTAACACCGGCATCGCATATCATCATCGAAGGATTCGCCGATCAAAGTGGGAGTAACTCCACAAACAGCCGCCTGGCATTGGCTCGGGCCGCGGCAACAAAAAAAGCACTCGCTCCTGTCGATGCAGTCGTGCGCAGCAACGCAGACGCTCGCCTGCTCTTCCCGAACGATACACCCGAAGGGCGATTCCTCTGCCGAACCGTACAAATAACCGTCCTGACCCCGTCAAATGCCCTTCGGTGATCTCTAACGCGTTCGCAACTTTTCGAATGGTCCGGGGTTCGTAACTATATGAAGCGGATTATTCCAATGATGTGTATCCTCCTAACGTACAATGCGATCGTTGGTTGTCGATCGAATGCAACTGGCCCCGCCATTGCGGCGACCGATAGCATGATCTTCCCCCTTGCTCTTGGGAATAATTGGGTCTATCGCGAACAGTATCTACTGCCGAATGGACGCCCGGATACGACAGCAGGTCTTGGCGTGACGGGTTCGCATACCACAATGGTCTCGATCACACATCGATCCTTTCTCGATGGCGACTGGCAATATTCCATCGACGATGGGACGGTAGTGTATGACGGGCCGATGGTCACATACTTTAATCGGTCAGACGGATTATGGTATCGACAATCATCGAATGGGTTCGATACTTCCGCCTTGATCATTCCGTTTCCCGTCTCGAATGTCGGAGTGCCGCTCGAACAAACACGTACGCCGCGGATCGTCTTCGATACCGTCAAGCGTATCAACCGGCAGGATACCGAAGTCTTCACGTTCACTTGTGTGAGCCGGGATACCGTTGTGACGGTTGCTGCCGGGACATTCCATTGCTACGAGTATCGTCAGGAAGCCGGATATGCTTCACAGCACGAACCCGACTGGAAAGAAGATGCATTCTATGCACCGAACTACGGGCAAGTCTATGTTGAAGACCGCTACCATGACGAGCACGGACAGTTCTTCGTCGGCCACCGTCTGACATTACTCTCGTATTACCTCAACCGATAGCCTCTCGATCGCTGGCATTCCTTTCGAACGCGAGTTGTTATAGGGTGTGAGAAAATCCGCACACTATGCTACGCTCTCGTTGCATACTCCTAATCGTTCTGGCGGCAACGATCTCCACCCCTGCAATTGCCCAACAGAAGACCGATACCACCTCGACCGTCGTGACACGAACGATCGAAGAACCGAAACTGCAATTATTTTGGGCGACCATCGGCGGTGGTGGCGTCGGGCCTGGGCTCGGAGGCCTCCTGAAAACGACTTATCTATGGGGGGCACACAGCATCAGCGCGAAGGTCCAGGCAGGAGCAGAACTTAACCTCTGGAACGGACCGCAAAACGACGTCACCGAATACAGCATCTATTACGGACGTCAGTTCGTGACGCCCTGGACGATGATGCGCATCGCCGCAGGCCCCGCGTATTTTTCGCACACCTTTGAAAACACGACCATTCATCGTATCGGCATGGGTGCCGAAGTGGAGGTGATGGTTAAGATCTACTTTTTCGGGTTCGGGTTCATGACGTCGGTGATGGCAGCTCCGGACATTCTCTACGGCTCCATCACCGCGAATCTCAGTCTTGGAAAATTATTCTAAGGCGAAACACCGCTCAAGACGGTCATCTTGTTCGTCAGTGTCCACTTGAATGTTCATTCTTGTACAACAGCCGCTTCGCATCCGCGAGCAACTGCATCGTATTGAGATGGAGTAGGTTGCATCGGGATAACCGAGTCTGGCATACTCTTTGTCCGGCATCTTGATACGTCCTGTTCCCCAGAAACGAGGGACCCCTATTCACGCAGCAACAGGAGACAGACAACTATGAGTAAGATCCATGTCAACGACCCGGACGATTTTGCCACCTACCCCAATAATCGAATCTGTGCCATTGTCGACGAACGCGACGACGCGAAGCGAGCGCTCGATGCATTGCTCGATAACGGGATCGACACCGAACACATCGGCATCCTCTATGGCGAAGCCGGAGCCGATGTGCTCGATGCCGAATCGACACACCACGGAGTGCTTGCCAAAGTCGCACGGACGATTCGTTCGTTCGGCGATGTCGAGAACGAATCGATGCATCTATACGAATCTGCGTTGCATACCGGCGGCTATGTGTTCGCGATTCATGCACGGACCGACGACGAGAAAGAGCGCATTCGAACAGCGCTCGGACTTGGCAATGCTCGCGAGATCAATTTCTTCTCCACCTGGTATGTTCAGGCGATGAGAGGCAACTAAACCCCCCCCCCCCCCCCGCAAGCTCGCGACGCCAACGAATGGCTCATCCCGCAAGAAGCCGGCACTGCGCCGGCTTCTTCTCTTGTTGAATTGTTGTATATTTGGTCTACTACCATCATTTATAATCCCAATGAAATCAGCAATTCTGATCCTGTTTCTGATCCCATTGCTTGCCGCATGCAGCAGTACGAACACTCCGGTGACCCAATCGAACAACGATTTGATGCCGTTAGCGGTCGGCAATCAGTGGACGTATCACGAGTGGCGGACCGATTCGACGCATATACTGCGTCCGCAGGAGGATTTTACGATCACGCTTCTTTCCACCTCGGTCAGAGGGGGGAACACCTACTATCAATCGGATCTCGGCGCACGATATTTTTACACATCGCAGGGATTGTGGTCGGAAACGAATGGTGTGCTGAGCCCACATTTTTATGCAAAACATCCGGTGGTTCTGAACGAACAAATGGCGCTCGACTCGGTCGCCATTACCGACGAACAATCGCCCGATCCGCTCGACCTTGCCATCGGTACTCAATCCCTTACCGGGGAAAACGTCCCTTACACAACGTCATCCGGCACTACCTATAACACGGTGCAGTATCGCCGTACGTATCGCGGCACGGTTCACGATTCCGTCTATCTCGTCGAACTACAGTACTTCCAACTCGGGACAGGACTCGTCATGCACTCATACTTAGCTCCCGATGCTGCCGGGACTCTGCAAACAACGGAGAAGTGGGAGTTGGCAAACGCAACGGTGAAGTAAGACCCGAATTCCGATTGCGTATTAGGCGCCAAACTGCCGCAGGTGGTGGTCGGTGTGCACGTACATGACGCGCCCCCAGTTTACGTTGTTGAAACGCCCGCCGAGCGGGTGATATTCGACATAGGAACCCGCCGCAAGATACCGGTCCATCGCTGCTTTCAGATCGGCTTTCTCCGCTTCGAGTTCTTCCGGATCGATCTTTCGCGCGACCATATCGAAGGACGGAAACGTTTGGATCTTGCCTTTGAGCGGCGTCATATTGAGCAGACCGAACTTCCAGATCGGCCGCAGGAGTGCGGGTGCGGCGAACGGCTCGGAGACCTCGCCGATCGCAAGCTTGAAGCCCATTCCCACGTGGCGAAGAGCCTGCCTCACGTTCATCTTCCCCCATCGGGGAACGCTCTCGGTTGAAAGCGAATCAATGCGTGTGCGCAACTCCTGTTGCACGGCTGGATCGAGGTAGGTTTTCTTCGGCATGGGGTATCTGTGTGAGTGATACATACTCTACACGCCTCAACGGAAAGTAGTGCCATATGCCATAATTAGATAGGATCTAAGTTTAAAAGCTGTCATTCTGAACGAAGCGAAGAATGACTATCGTTATAAGTTGCAAAGTCAAAACTAAGCCACCACTCATAATTAGAGGGTATATTTGTTCAGCTATGCGTACGGTGATCGTTCTTCTATCAATTAGCCTGACCATTGGGGGCTGCGTCTCCACCCACGTTACATCACTCGTCGATCCATTGTATCGCGACTCCTCGTATGCGCGGATCTTGGTGATCGGGAGTTTCCCGACAATCGAAGCCACAAAACTCGCCGAACAACATTTGGTACGGGACCTTACCGATAGCGGTACGTTCGCAATCGCGAACACCGAGATCCTTCCACCGCTCAGGAAATATTCCGATAGCGAGATTACGCTCATCTACAGGAAATATGACCTTGATGCTTGCGTCGTCATATCCCCGACGTCCGAGCGGTCGAATCTGGTATATGTTCCCGGATGGACACACATCGACAATTCCATTCACCAAAATACTGTCGGGACGTCCGTTACCACATCCGTCAATTCGATCCCCGGCAATTACCAGCAGACGAATTACATCGGCACCAAAGCGGAGTTGCGAGATATCAAGACGGGAGCGTTGGTGTGCCGCTGCGAAACGAATTCAAAGCACGTGACTGAATATGCGACGTCGTCATCCTCCTCAGAAAACGACTACGTCATGAACTCAATCTGCGAGAAGATCGTCGGAGAATTGGAGAAGAATAAATTGCTGAAGCACAAATAGAAATGCCGACTCGTTCGCCGGGGCTATTGTACCGAAGACTACTATACGACATACGTCCCGATCTGTCGCGTGAATGGGTTGAATGTTATCCCCGAACCGCCACCATTGGTTGAAACTCATGTCTCATTCTTTCCGTCCTTCGGACGCTACGCAAGTGTCTGCTTCAGCAGACTGAAAGAAATGAGCCCCGCGTTTCAACGCGGGGCGAGCTTGCGGCCACAACCGTATTTCGTGAGATCACTGAGACCAGTTCCTATTGTGGTGAGTCACTCAGAACGATTCCTTCGCGAAATGTTTTTTTATCTAACCAACCGCCGATCCAAGTGCCCACTCCTACGATCGACCTTCGCGATGTGATCCAGCAATGGATGAGCCGGAAGATTAACCGCGTCAAGCAAAGTAATCGTACGCTAACAGCAGCACTTGGAGGATTCGAGATATTACTATTCTACTACTTCGCACAGCGAGGATTCGATGCCATTGCCGTCGTAACGATACTGGCCGGGTTAGTTGTCATCGGGTGGCTGATTTATACCGGGTGGAATCAAACGAAGCGCACGGTTGCCGAACTCGGCGATGCGAATGTGGACGTCTGTCTTCAGCACTTGGGCAGATACGGTGAGATCGATGAGATTGTAGCTCAACTCGAGCTAGAGCTTTCCGCGCCGATCCTCACCGGACGCGAAAAAGGCCGATCACCTTCGTTCTTTCTTACAGAACATTGGCTTGTCAATTTTACATTACTCCCTCACCAGTTTGCGTATATGTACGGGGACATTTGGCGGGTGAGCGGCTCGTACAAAGGTACACCAAGAGGAACGCCGCTTGCATTCTTCTTTGTCATCCACTTCAGTTCGACACAAATGTATGTCCCCCCTCTTGCATTCGAGGACCAGGTAACCTTGCTGCGATATCTGCGGCTCAAACGACCGGGCCTACAGTTCGAATGGCCACAGATTTACCGTGAATACTTTGAATCAGTCCTTGAAGCTGCCATGAGAGCTGAAGAACAAGCCGCCATGGGTTGAAAACCCATGGCTAATTTCTTTCAGTCCGTCGGACGCAACCGCAAAATGAAGAAGCCGGCCCATCGCTGAGCCGGCTTTTTTATACGTCAAGACGCGTAACCCCGTCTATCCGTCAGATTAGTACATCCCGTCCATGCCGCCACCGCCCGGCATCGGGGGCATCGGCTTGTCTTCCTTCTTCTCGACGATCGTTGCTTCGGTCGTCAGCAGAAGGCTCGCGACGGAGGCTGCGTTTTGCAGCGCGCTGCGCGTGACCTTCGTCGGGTCGATAACGCCCGACTTCAGGAGGTCTTCGTACTTCTCGGTCAGTGCGTTGAAGCCGTAGCCGTCCTTGTTGTTCTTCACCTCGTTGACGATGACCGAACCTTCGAGGCCGGCATTGGCAACGATCTGGCGAAGCGGCTCTTCGACCGAACGCTTGATGATCTCGACGCCCGTCTTGACATCGACATTATCGAGGCCCTTGATGAACTTCTCGTTGAGGCCGCCGAGCGAACGGATGAGTGCGACACCGCCGCCGGGGACGATCCCCTCTTCGACGGCTGCGCGCGTGGCGTGCAGTGCGTCTTCGACGCGTGCCTTCTTCTCCTTCATCTCGACTTCCGTCGCGGCGCCGATCTTGATCACGGCCACACCGCCGGCGAGCTTCGCAAGACGCTCCTGCAGCTTCTCGCGATCGTAGTCCGACGTGGTCTTGTCGACCTGGCTCTTGATCTCGTTGATGCGCTTCTTGATCTCGTCCTTCGAACCCGAACCCTCGACGATCGTCGTGTTGTCCTTGTCGATGGAGACGCGGCTTGCCGTACCGAGGTAGCTGAGCGTTGCGTTATCGAGTTTGAAGCCCTTCTCTTCGCTGATGACCGTGCCGCCCGTGAGGATAGCGATATCCTCGAGCATGGCCTTGCGGCGATCGCCGAAGCCCGGAGCCTTGACGGCTGCGACCTTCAGGGTACCGCGAAGCTTGTTGACGACGAGCGTTGCGAGCGCTTCGCCTTCGATGTCCTCGGCAATGATCAGGAGCTGACGTCCTGCCTGCGCGATCTTCTCGAGGATCGGGAGCAGGTCCTTCATCGAGCTGATCTTCTTGTCGTGGATCAGGATGTACGGGCTCTCGAGCACCGCTTCCATCGTATCCGGATCGGTGACGAAGTACGGCGAGAGATAGCCGCGATCGAACTGCATACCTTCGACGACGTTGAGCTCGGTCTCGATGCCCTTCGCCTCTTCGACGGTGATCACGCCGTCCTTACCGACCTTCTCCATCGCTTCGGCGATGAGGTCGCCGATCGACGGGTCGTTGTTCGCGCTGATGGCGCCGACCTGTGCGATCTCTTTCTTACCCGAGATCGGGCGCGACATCTTCTTGAGCTCTTCGACGACGTTCGCAACCGCGAGGTCGATACCCCGTTTCAAATCCATCGGGTTCGCACCGGCCGTCACATTGCGAAGACCTTCTCTAACTATAGCCTGTGCAAGTACGGTAGCGGTCGTCGTGCCGTCACCGGCGACGTCCGACGTCTTCGATGCGACTTCGCGCACCATCTGTGCGCCCATGTTCTCGATCGGATCTTCGAGCTCGATCTCCTTTGCCACCGTGACGCCGTCCTTGGTCACGTTCGGTGCGCCAAACTTCTTGTCGATGACGACGTTGCGGCCTTGCGGTCCGAGCGTCACCTTCACAGCGTCGGCAAGCTGATCAACACCGCGCTTCAACTTCGCGCGAGCGTCTACGTCAAATGTAATGATCTTTGCAGCCATTTCGGTAATGTAAAATTAAAAATGTAAAATGTAAAATGGAGGAAGCACCAGTGTCATTGCGAGGAGGGCCGTAGGCCCGACGAAGCAATCTGAAATATTGGGGATGTGTCCCTGGTTCAAGATTTTAGATCGCTTCGCTTCGCTCGCGATGACATTCGACTAGTTACTTCTTTTTCGATCCGCCGACGACAGCGAACACATCGCTCTCGCGCATGATCAGGAGGTCTTCGCCGTCAACGTTGACTTCCGTGCCGGAGTACTTTCCGTAGAGCACGATATCGCCGACCTTCACGGCCATCGGGACGAGCTTTCCGCCCTCGTCATGCTTGCCGCCGCCGACGGCCAGCACTTCGCCCTTCTGGGGCTTTTCTTTCGCGGTATCCGGCACATACAGGCCGCCCGCCGTCTTCTCCTCCGCCGCAGCCGGGCGAACGATCAAGCGATCATGAAGTGGTGTTAGGTTCATAAGTCGTTATGAATAATATAGTTAAAGTATCCTAAAATTTGTATGACCATTCAGGTCTGAGAGGCAATACGATATTAGCACTCTCTGGTTTCGAGTGCTAAACAGGGGGATAATTTTTGGGGTTCCGGACATCGCCAATGGATAGATTCGTGGGCGGGATCGGAGCTGTGATCAATACTTGGCAGCGTACAACCTCAACCATCGCCCACGAATAAATTCGTGGGCTAGTGTGTGGTCGTCGCCGGGCGACTCAATGCAGATAGGAATCGGCTTCAGCCGATGAACACATACTAGCCCACGATTTCAATCGTGGGCGGGGTCGGGTGCAGATCGAGATTGATCGAAGAAAACCGACCGTTCGTCGAACACAATATTATTCGCTCGAAGAAATGCAACATACTCGTCATGAAACGAGATATTCATATGGTGCTCTTCCTGATTTGCGATGTACTCAATGACCTTCTTGAGTTGCGAAGTGCTCACGCTGAACTCTGCATATCCGACTTGCCATGCAAATGACCTCAACTCGGGATACTCGTCGGAGAGCCACTTTGAGGATGTCCCCTTTAAGGTTTTGACGGTCTTTGCAACAGACTCAGTTGACGGCAGTGAGATCAATGCATGACAGTGGTCCTCGTAACCACCAATAGCGATCGAATCGATACCGTGCTTCTTTAAAATCCCGTGCATCACCTTCCACAAACGTTGGCGAATTTCGACTGTTAGCCACGGCTGGCGGTGCCTTGTCGAGAACACAACGTGCACAAAGTGCGCATGAAACGAGTGAGCCATGTGCTAATATACGATGGACAAGAATCCCCTCCACCACCTCACGCCAGCAGCGATTGGTTATCGGACTCGCTTCGGAAGGGCCGGACTACCGAGGATTCTCGTGCACCCCGAATTTCTTGTGCTTATAATCGATGATAACCGTCTTGTTCAAGAATAGATAATTTCCTGCGGTCGCGTCGGTATGTTTGTCGATTCCTAATCCTGAATGATTTGCGTACACCTTCACATTCGAACACCGCAGACCGGCGAGTTCGAATGTGTCGTTCATCAGTTTTCCCGTTACAGCGTGCGATGTGCCCCACGACGAGATCGTGATCGTGTCGATATCCGGTGAGGTAGAGAACGTGGAAATATTCTTTGCTTGCGTAATGAGCGGGAATATGCTCGATCCGTTGTCGAACATGATCCTCAACGATTTGCCGTGCAGCTTCATCGGCAGAATCACTCTGCCGTCGGGATCAAATTCCGCATCGATCAGATCGTGGTTGTATTCGTTCGGAACATGGTCGCAAATCGCGAAGCGGGAATTTGGATAATCGATCAACAGCACGGTATTCTTGAAGAAATCACTGCCGATCGTTCCGATGTGGATCGTGTCCCCCGCGTCGGGCTTCTCGATATGTTCTCCATACTTCGGATACACAAAACCGGTGGTGTTTCTTGCGGTGTATCCGCCGAAATGCAATCGAATATTATCAATATACTTCCTGCTGTTCCAAAACTCGAGCGGACTTTTGAGTCGCTTTAATTTCTCCTTTGCAACGGTATTGACTTCGGCTAACGCCCCGACGGTATTCTCATACACCCCGGTCATGTCGGCTCCGAGATCGAATTGGAACGTGAAGACGTTGGGAAGTCCTTCGATCGTGCAGGGAATATCCATCGCCGTTTTCTCGACATACTTTCCACCGAGCGAATCGCTCACCCATTCGAACGGCGCCCACACGATCTTCGAGGTTTCGTGGCTATTGGTTGTGATCTCCCACTCCCCATAGCCACTCTTGTCGGTCAGAACAGAAATTCCGCACACCACCAAGAGCAGTGTTGTAGCTACAGCCGATATCGTTGCCGATGTTCTCACGTTGATGTGTTGTCCAAGCAATACCAACAACTACACATCCTGAGACCTCCGTTGCTATACCACGTCAAACCCGAGCGGCGACTGGTCTTCGGGGTCGTTCTCGTAGTTGATGTGGATCTCCTGGCCCGCGGGGATATCGCGCAGGGCGATGTAGGTGATCGTGTCGTCGTCGAACTCGTAGTCGGCGTCGGGGTCGAACGAGTGGTTATAGAGCGATCCATATCCGAGGGCGATGGCAACCTGATCTTCGTCCCAATAATAGACATAGTATTCACCGACGTTCGAGTGATTCTCCGGATGAAATTCGTCGGAGCCCATCAGCAGGACGGGTGCGACCTCGATCACCTGCCCTTTCTTGATATCAACGTTTGCAAAGACTCCGCGCCCCTTGCCCGGGGACGAATCCACATAGATCAGCGTCGATGGTTCGATTCTCATACGTATCGTGTCGTCGGCAAACCAAGAGTTTGCGTATCAATTCAAACGGGTGCAAAGATACGCAATGCACGAAGCCGTTGACCCTATCGTGGATGATACAGTCTATTTTGTCGCGGGGCGTCCCCACCACAAATGTCCGATCGTGCCAGGTTGAAACCCAGCCGCAGCCGTTACCGTCGCACTCGCAACGTCGTACGTAAACGATTGCCCGATGAACTGGGTACCGGCAAGATTTGATTCCGACGTGCGCAGGATGAGCGACTTGCTATCAGGCGACCAATCGTATGCAGCCAAGCTCCCATTTACTAACTGGTAGGGCAATGATAGTCTTGTCGATGATTTCGATACGAGATCGTAGACGACCGGCGTACAGACACTATAGGAATTATTGATCTGCGTATTGGTATAGAATGTCTCGTAGAGAACATAACGCCCTGACGGTGATACTTTGACGGACGTCGGCTGAATGGACGAATCCGAGACCAGCGTCTCGCTCACGCCGGTTTTCGGATCGTATCGCTTCAGTGCGCGCATACTTGATGACGCCGTGGCGCCGATATAGATTAACGTACCATCGGGAGTCCAATCATATGAGTGTGGGTCCGGATCGGCAGCAACACTTGCCAACAGTACCGTATCGGGCAACGGTCGCAGCACAGCGCTCTGTACCTCGGCGATGGTGATATGAAAGATCGAATTATCTACGTATGCGATAGCGACTTGTTTGGAATCGGGCGAGAAGACGGGTGTTTGCATCCAGTACCACGACAGCGAGCCGTTCGGCGATGCTTGCATCTTGGTCTCTTGTGCGGAGGACAAATCGCGCACCCGCAGATCCGATCCGTCGGTCGTATAGAAGAGCCGATTTCCGTCGGGAGCAACCGCAAGATCTCTCGGATATCCGCTGACACGGAACAGCACATGCGGTGTAGTATCGACGACACTA is part of the Bacteroidota bacterium genome and encodes:
- a CDS encoding OmpA family protein; this translates as MFWSISACAQTADTLVVRDTARKYVNALISPRTSLQRTSIEHAKPRRAGTSELTIVREQYTTEATNPHFVRASVEAVALGADGAESTFDTLRVEEFRQVRAHPTLGYIFFDANSSEIPARYERMSQREASKFSYADLYDREAMDIYHNILNIVGKRLVEHPRATLTLVGCNADIDNEKDNLPLSRARAEAVKNYLNAVWSIAPSRITTTARDLPERPSSGKSIEGREENRRVEIYSDDPEITDVFTAIDTTLLPTPPVIRLRTMYQSASPLQSWSLTVRQKNTVLKRYANGGAPPRNIDWDLQDDERSIPRMNAPLDLELMVKTTAGDVARSLATVPALTHTLKQKALTRALDTMIDRYNLVLFDYGKAELTPEHQRILASLKSRLTPASHIIIEGFADQSGSNSTNSRLALARAAATKKALAPVDAVVRSNADARLLFPNDTPEGRFLCRTVQITVLTPSNALR
- a CDS encoding DUF1569 domain-containing protein, coding for MPKKTYLDPAVQQELRTRIDSLSTESVPRWGKMNVRQALRHVGMGFKLAIGEVSEPFAAPALLRPIWKFGLLNMTPLKGKIQTFPSFDMVARKIDPEELEAEKADLKAAMDRYLAAGSYVEYHPLGGRFNNVNWGRVMYVHTDHHLRQFGA
- the groL gene encoding chaperonin GroEL (60 kDa chaperone family; promotes refolding of misfolded polypeptides especially under stressful conditions; forms two stacked rings of heptamers to form a barrel-shaped 14mer; ends can be capped by GroES; misfolded proteins enter the barrel where they are refolded when GroES binds) gives rise to the protein MAAKIITFDVDARAKLKRGVDQLADAVKVTLGPQGRNVVIDKKFGAPNVTKDGVTVAKEIELEDPIENMGAQMVREVASKTSDVAGDGTTTATVLAQAIVREGLRNVTAGANPMDLKRGIDLAVANVVEELKKMSRPISGKKEIAQVGAISANNDPSIGDLIAEAMEKVGKDGVITVEEAKGIETELNVVEGMQFDRGYLSPYFVTDPDTMEAVLESPYILIHDKKISSMKDLLPILEKIAQAGRQLLIIAEDIEGEALATLVVNKLRGTLKVAAVKAPGFGDRRKAMLEDIAILTGGTVISEEKGFKLDNATLSYLGTASRVSIDKDNTTIVEGSGSKDEIKKRINEIKSQVDKTTSDYDREKLQERLAKLAGGVAVIKIGAATEVEMKEKKARVEDALHATRAAVEEGIVPGGGVALIRSLGGLNEKFIKGLDNVDVKTGVEIIKRSVEEPLRQIVANAGLEGSVIVNEVKNNKDGYGFNALTEKYEDLLKSGVIDPTKVTRSALQNAASVASLLLTTEATIVEKKEDKPMPPMPGGGGMDGMY
- a CDS encoding co-chaperone GroES gives rise to the protein MNLTPLHDRLIVRPAAAEEKTAGGLYVPDTAKEKPQKGEVLAVGGGKHDEGGKLVPMAVKVGDIVLYGKYSGTEVNVDGEDLLIMRESDVFAVVGGSKKK
- the tnpA gene encoding IS200/IS605 family transposase, whose product is MAHSFHAHFVHVVFSTRHRQPWLTVEIRQRLWKVMHGILKKHGIDSIAIGGYEDHCHALISLPSTESVAKTVKTLKGTSSKWLSDEYPELRSFAWQVGYAEFSVSTSQLKKVIEYIANQEEHHMNISFHDEYVAFLRANNIVFDERSVFFDQSRSAPDPAHD
- a CDS encoding SET domain-containing protein-lysine N-methyltransferase, coding for MRIEPSTLIYVDSSPGKGRGVFANVDIKKGQVIEVAPVLLMGSDEFHPENHSNVGEYYVYYWDEDQVAIALGYGSLYNHSFDPDADYEFDDDTITYIALRDIPAGQEIHINYENDPEDQSPLGFDVV